The genome window GTGCCAGACCGTAAAGCGCCAGCCCCGGCCGCATCAACGGCTTCATCCCAAAATCCGAACAAAGTCTCTGCAGCGCCAGCGGAACCTCTCCTGCCAGCACCGCCGCCGAGTTCCCAACATGCAGCCAGATCGGCTGCCTTCCTGCTGCAGCATGAACCAGCCTCACAGCCTCCTCCAGCCGCTCAAACTGCTCATGCGTAGCCACTCCGTCGCTCTCGTCTGCGGCATAGAGGTGCGTCATCAGCCCATCCATTCGCAACGGGCTTTCTGCATCGAACCGGGCTAGAATTTCTTTCAAATCGGCAGCCGCAACCCCCTGCCTGTTCATCCCCGTATCCAGTTCGAGATGCACCGCTACCGACCCGGCGTCACAACCCACCGCACGCGCCGCAACCTCCAGTTCATCCAGTTGCCAGGCATCCCAAACCACCGCAGTCAAACGATGCTCGATGACCGCAGCACCCTGACCTGGGAACACTCCACTAATCACCAGAATCTCTGGCGAATCCGTCCCTGGCGAACCCGTCTCTCCGGAACAGGCAGACCGCGCCGCCACTCCTTCTTCGACACTGGTCACACCCAGCCATCGCGCCCCAGCCCGCACAGCCGCAGGAGCGCACAGCCGGAGCCCATGCCCATAGGCATCCGCCTTCACAATAGCAAGCAGCTCAACAGGCAAACCTGGCTCGTCTCCGCGATCAACAAGAGTCGACGTCAGGAGCCGGTAGTTATGTTCAAAAGCGCGGGTAGAAATTTCCACCCAACAGGGGCGTCTCTGCATTCGAAAATCCACCCCTTATCGTACTCGAAGACACAGGATGGGCCTGGCTTTTGCCCTCGCAGTTGCAGTTGCTCTTGCCCTTGCAGTTCTGCCTGTCATTCACGAAGGGAATCTGCTGTTAGCCCTTGCTGTTGCCTTGCCGTTCTATCTGTCGGCAGGGAATCTGCTTCCTCCAGCCCCTAATCCAAATCCACAACCTTCCCCGGATTCATACGATTCTCCGGATCGAACATCCTCTTCAAATCACGCATCACTTCCAGAGCCTCACCATGCTCGGCCTTGAGATACTTTTTCTTCCCCGAACCAACACCATGCTCACCCGTGCATGTCCCGCCCATCGCCTGTGCCCGATCCACCAGGCGCGCTGCAAAAGCATCCGCCTCGGCCACCTGATCCGGCCCCAGCAGGCACTGCACATGAAAGTTCCCATCTCCCACATGCCCCACCATCACCGCCGGAAAACTAGCCTGATCCAACTCCGCCCGCGTCGCCACAATGCACTCCGCCAGCCGCGAAATCGGCACACAAACATCCGTCGTCAGCACACTCGAACCCGGCCGCAACGCGCCCGTCGCATAGTACACATCGTGCCGCGCCTTCCACAATCGATCGCGCTCAGCCAGCGTCGTCTGCCATGCAAAACCCTGGCCGCCATGTTCCAGCGAAAGCGTCTCAGCCATCCGTGCCGCCTCTGCCACACTCGCCTCACTCACTCCGTGAAACTCAAACAGCAGAGTCGGCTTCAACGCGAGATTCAATCCCGAATAGCGATTCACCGCATCCACCTGGTGATCGTCCATGAACTCAATCCGAGCCACGCTCACCCCAAGTTGAATCACCTCAATCACCGTCCTCACCGCGCCCTCAATCGTGCTGAATGCGCAGATCGCAGCCGTCACCGCCTCCGGCTGCGCATGTAAACGCAGCGTCACTTCCGTGATCACCCCAAGCGTCCCCTCAGAGCCGACAAACAACCGCGTCAGGTCATATCCCGCACTCGACTTGCGAGCCCGGGTCCCGGTATGAATCACGCGCCCATCCGCCAGCACCACCGTCAGCCCAAGCACGTTTTCGCGCATCGTTCCATAACGCACCGCGGTCGTTCCCGAAGCACGCGTTGCCGTCATACCGCCCAGCGTCGCATCCGCACCCGGATCGATAAAAAATGTCAGGCCAGTATTCTCCAATGTCTTTTGCAACTGCTTGCGGCTCACACCAGCCTCCACCGTCGCATCCATATCCTCCGCACTGATGCGCAGCACGCGATTCATCTGCCGCATATCCACGCAGATTCCCCCACGCAGCGCATGAACATGACCCTCCAGCGAAGTCCCCGCTCCAAATGGAACAACCGGCAAATGATGCTTTACGCTTACCAGCACAATCCGGCGCACCTCGTCCGTGCTCTGCGGAAAACACACGAAATCCGGCACTCCCGGCGGATGCGTACTTTCCCCGTGACTGTGATGCTCCCGAACCACCAGGGCTTCGCTCACCCGCTCCCCAAGAATCTCCTGCAACTCTCCAAAAGCTGCTTTCAATTTTGATTCAGCCACAGTCTCAGTCACTCAATCCCCCTCCGTTAGACAGCAATCATATTCTCTTCCCAAATCATCTGGCCTGCTGCGCCAATCCATCTTTCGCAATCTCTGTCGGTCTTTCGCGATTTAAGGACAGATAATATTTTGAAAATAACTATTGCAATGTATTAGTAGACTAGTACATTATGAAACCCATGAAAAAGAGCGCCAGATTCGATGCGGCTGCATTCGCCTTCCGACTCGATGCCCATAGCGGCGTCCCTGTCTACCGCCAGCTCATAGATCAGGTTCAGGGAGCCATCTCTTCCGGCGCCCTCGCTTCCGGCGATCAGTTGCCTACCGTTCGTCAGGTCGCCGTCGATCTCGCTATCAATCCAAATACTGTCCTGCGCGCCTATCGAGAGATGGAGATTCGCGGCACCCTCGACACGCAGCAAGGCACCGGCACGTTCATTGCCGACAAGGATGACAGGCGTTCCCAATACTCTGACGCCGAGCGCGAACGCATGCTCACGCAATTGGTAGATGAGTTCGCATCCCGTGCAGGAGCCGCAGGCTTCACCGTCAAACAACTCATCAAAGCCCTGCGCGAACTCAGACCGGAATAATCAAAGGGCAAATCAAAGCGCGAATCCAAAACCGATTCAAGGAGGAAGTAACCATGCCGATCAACAAACACTTCAGCTCAGTCGGAATCACCGTTTGTCTACTCTGCATTCTCGCGGGCGCAGTGGCCGCAGCGTTGAGCAATACAGCCGCGATTGCTGTGCCTGGCGCCCTCCTCGGAGCGTATTTCCTCTTTGCGATTAAGGTCGTTGACCAGTGGGAAAAAGTCGCCATCCTGCGCTTCGGCCGTTATCGCGGATTGCGCGGCCCAGGCGTCTTTCTCATCGTCCCCGTCATCGATACACTGTCGCGCTACGTGGATCAGCGCGTACGCGTCACCACCGTCAGCGCCGAGTCTACGCTCACACGTGACACTGTACCGGTCAGCGTCGATGCCATCCTCTTCTGGCTTGTATGGAATGCTGAAAAATCCATTCTCGAAGTAGAAGACTTCATCCAGGCCATAACTCTCAGTTCTCAAACCGCGCTACGCGAATCGATTGGTCGCCACCAACTCGCGCAAATGATCACCGAACGCGAAACCCTCGGCCGCGAACTGCAGAAAATTCTCGATGAGAAGACCACCCCCTGGGGCATCACCGTTCAGTCCGTCGAGATACGCGATGTCCGCATTCCACAAGCGCTTGAGAACTCCATGTCGCAGCAGGCCCAGGCCGAGCGCGAACGCCAGGCCCGCATCATTCTCGGCGAGGCCGAGGTGCAGGTATCAGAACAATTCGCCGAGGCCAGCCGCGTCTACAACGACAACCCCGGCGCACTTCATCTGCGCGGCATGAACATGCTCTACGAAGCCATTCGCGAAAAAGGTGCGATGGTCATCGTGCCCTCCAGCGCCATAGAAACCATGGGCCTCGGCGGCACACTCGCCGCCACCACACTCGCCAAGCAACAGTAAGCAACATAACGCAAAAGGAGGAATGAAATGAAAAACACTCTATTCATCGCATGCATTGCCGCAACGCTGGCAACGAGCGTCGCGGCACAGCCTAACAACACAGCTTCATCGGAAGCTAAAGCGACAGCACATTCCTGGACCGGCGTATGGGCTGTTAAAGAAGCCAACAAACCCGGCGTCACTATCACCCTGGCAGACGATAACGGCGCGCTCATCGGAACCATCGTCTTCGACATCTACAAGCGCCAGACCAACGAGCATATCGGCACCGAGCCGCGTACTGTAGTTAATCCGCATCTCGAAGGCAACGCTCTCGCCTTTCAAGTCAGGCGAATTCTTAAGCCACATCTCAAAAGCGACCCACCAGCTTCGGAAGATCAACCCGACCCGACCGATATCGTTGATATGACTTTGACACATACCTCAGACGGCAAGGCAACACTGACCTGCGCCAAGTGCGGATCGATATCGCCGACAGAGCTTGTGAAGGAATAGTCTTTCGATTCAATGTACTGAAGTTGCCGATACGAAAGGATTCGCAAATCGTTTCGTATCGGCAAACCACGACGTGATTTTTTGATTAATGCCCGCATGGCGTAATCTTGGGTGCCTTCAGCTGTTGGATTGAATCTTCAGAGACAATCTCCCAGTTCGCATCGTAGCAACCGCTTCGATAATATTTCCCATCTTTATAGCGCAATAGAAATAGCGTCTGTTCCGAAGCCGAGCCATGCATTCCAAGTACAAGATCCTTATAGCCGTTTGTCTGTTCACCCTGCACCGTAAATGTCTGTACCTTAAAAGTACTGCCCTGAACTAGCTGGCTATATCCAGTAGCTGTCCTTTCCAAGACCCAGATAGAGCAGTTGCCCGTGGCTCCGCATCCGGCCTTGAGCCCCATCGCCTGAAGGATAATCTCCGGCTTCCCATCACCATTCAAATCGACAAGGCGAAGGCGAGTTTCCTCTGCTACGTGGCGCAGCTCTGAGGCGGATTGGATCTCATCTTCTGAATTCCCCATCAAAGGGCGCATAGCTGCCTCCAGAAAGGTGATCAGAGCCGCCCGATCAGTAGGAGTTAAGTCATGAGCTTTTTGGATCGAGTTTTCGCCAGTCAACTCCTGGGAATGATGAAAATCCCAATGGAGAGCATGCACCGGTTTTCGTTGGCCTATAACCGGGTTTGAGATGAGGAGACTCGTGAGAATGACATAGGATAGGCTGCGGAGATTCATAAGAAGCACTCTAACTCAATCCAGTGCAAACAATAAGAGCCACCCTATCGGGTGGCTCTTATTGTTGCTGTCTGGTTGCTTGTTTAAGAGATGTCTCCCGACCAGTTCTCCAGCGTCTTCTTGAACTCCGCCATGAACTTCCCGGCGTCCGCGCCATCGATAGTCCGATGATCAAAGCCCAAGCAGAAGTTCTGCGTCCAGCGAATCGCAATCGTGTCATTGCCCTCAGCATCCGTGATCACGATCGGCTCTTTTTTCAAACCGCCAATCGCCAGGATCGCCGAGTCCGGCTGGTTGATGATCGGTGTGCCAAACTCTTCGCCGAAGATGCCGGAGTTGGTCAGCGTAAACGTCGAGCCTGAGACCTCATCTGGCTTCAGCTTCTTGCCGCGTGCTCGCTCAGCAAGATCGGCGACAGCGCGCGCCAGCCCCAGGAAGCTGCGCTCCTCAGCCTGCTTGATCACCGGAACAATCAGTCCCCACTCCAGCGCGACCGCGATGCCAAGGTTGATGTTCTTGTGGTATCGAATCCCCATGCCAGCATCGCTTGTCTCCAGAGAAGCATTCACGATTGGGAATTTGCGCAGCGTCTGCACAGCAGCAGCAGCAATGAACGGCATGTAGGTCAGCTTTACTCCATTGCGCTGCTCGTACTTGCCCTTTTCCTTTTCGCGCAGCTTTGCGATGCGCGTCATATCCACCTTGAAGACGGTGTGAACATGCGGACTGGTGTGCGCGCTCTCAACCATGCGCTGAGCAATGATTGAACGCATCTTGCTAAGCGGCACAAGCTCACCGGAAAGCGGTTCCGAAACAGGAGTGGCAACCGGCGCGGCAACAGCAGGAGCCTTCGCCTGAGCAGGCGTAGCAGCCGTCGCAGCTACAGCAGCAGGAGCCTGTGCAACAGCCGGAATCGATGGAGTCGATGCAACAGGAGCCGATGCAGCAGGAGCAGTGGAGCCCGCGCCATTCGTCGCCAGGAACTTCAGCGTATCGTCCTTCGTGATTCGTCCACCCGTGCCCGTTCCCGCAATCTGCCGTAGGTCGAGATTGTTATCCTTGGCGATGCGGCGCACCAGCGGCGACGAACGCAGCTTATCCGTCGTGCCTGCACTGGGATTCGCCGTAGCGGAAGCCACCGCAGCAGGAGCGCTGACCGCTGCGACAGCGGCAGCCGGCGCACTTGCAGCAGCACCGGAAGCACTTCCGCCAATCACGGCGACAACCGTATTGATCTGCACTGTCGTACCCTCGGGAACCTTGATCTCGCTCAACTTTCCAGCGATTGGTGCAGGAATTTCAGCATCGACTTTGTCGGTCGAGATCTCGAACAGAGGCTCGTCCTTCTGGACCGCGTCGCCCACCTTCTTCAGCCACTTGGTGATCGTGCCTTCAAAAATCGACTCGCCCATCTGCGGCATCACTACGTCGGTTCCGCCAGTTACGGCACCCGCAGCGGGCTTTTCGGAGGCATCTGTCTTTGCCTTGGCAAGCGCATCCGAATCAGCGCTTGCAGCTGCTCCGTCGGCGGCAGTTTTCTTCGCCACAGGCGCAGTAGCCGCGGCGTTTGCATCTGCCTTTGGCGCCTCCTTGCTGGCTGCAGAAGTGGCTTCTCCCGTCTCGCCAACCAAAGCAACCACCGTATTGATCTGAACCGTCGTTCCCTCGACCACCTTGATCTCGGTCAGCGTCCCAGCCACAGGCGAAGGAATCTCGGCATCCACTTTATCGGTCGAAATCTCGAACAGGGGCTCGTCCTTCTGGACCGTGTCGCCCACCTTCTTCAGCCACTTGGTGATCGTGCCTTCAAAAATCGACTCGCCCATCTGGGGCATGATTACTTCGGTTGCCATGGTTCAATCCTCGCCAAATCTGGTCCTGATCTTGTGTAGTTCTAGGCTTTTCCGCATTGCGAGACGCTGTACCGCGTCCGCTTGCCAGTCGGATTATATAGGCCTACATGTCGCAGATGCTGGCCCTCATGCCTCAACTGGCTTCTCAGTGGCTCCGCCGTCCTTCTCAGTGAGACGGCGAAGGCGCTCAACCTCAGCCGGCACGGCCAGCGGCACCCCAACCTGCCGGGTACCCGGCCGAAGATTGCCGCGAAGCGCATCCAGGCTATCGACCGCTAAAACCTGCTCCCCATACACAAGGCCAAACTGCCGCGCCGCAGCATCTGCCACGCCTTCCAGCGTTGGCAGGCTCGCCGGATCGGCCACCTCCAGCTCCAGGCTGGTCACCTCGCGATCCGCAATGCCGCAGGGAACAATCCACTGAAAATCCCGCAGATCCGTCGTAACATTCAGCGCAAAGCCGTGCGAAGTAATCCCTCGCGAAACATGCACTCCGATCGCGCCAACTTTCTTTTCCCCAGCAGCCTGTCTTCCAGTAACTTGCTCTCCGGCAACCGTCGGATTTGTCCACACTCCAGTCCGACCCGCAACCCTGCCGGTCAGCACACCGTACCCGGCGCACAGCCGGATCAGTGCCTCTTCAATCTTTCGCACATGATCCACCGGCCCCAGCCGTCCTCCACTGGAGTTGGTCAGACTGCGCAAATCAAATATGGGATATCCCACCAACTGTCCCGGTCCGTGATACGTCACGTCGCCGCCGCGCTTGGTTTCGTGGATGGTCACACCCTTCCGCGCCAGCATCTCATCCGTGGCCAGCACATTGGCCCGGCCCGCGTTGCGCCCCAGCGTCAGCACCGGCGGATGCTCCAGCAGCAGCAGCACATTATCCACGCGCCCCTGGTAGCGCAGCTCCACGATCTCCTGCTGTAGTGCCAGCGCCTCATCGTATCCAATGCGCCCCAGGTACAAGTACTGAATCATGCCAACCTCATCCTCAAACTAACGCACGCCATCCAGCTTCTCTCGCGTCAGCTCGTTCCATATTTGAATCGACTCCGGCAACGGAGGACTCATAATTCCCGGCTGCACCAGCTCCATCACCTGTTGCGGAGCAACCGTAACAGAACCCTTCAGCAATGCGCCTTTAACCCAACCGATGGCCACCAACCCCGCATCGCCCGTAAAGACCTGTTCCATGTAGAACCAGCGCTCATCCCAGCAAACCAGCCGCGTCGCCAGTTCAAACCGGCCAAACAGCGGCAGCGAACGCCGGTAGGTCATCCACACAGCACCCACCACAGGAGCCCAGCGCGCCTTCAGAATCGGCTTCAGCACTCCGGCTCGCGCCAGCAGATGAAGCCGTCCATAATCCATCACGCTAAGATAGCTGCCGTTATTCAAATGCAGGTTGAAATCGATATTGTTCGGCCAGACACGCATCGGAATTACGTCCGTCTCCAGCACACCCATGCGTGGCAGTGGCAGCACCATCTGCCGCAGCACCAGAAACGGAATTCGTACAAAACTATTGATCAGCGCCAACGCCAGCCACCCTGTCTTGAGTGTAGCCGGACCGCATACCAGGTGCCCGTGCGGACAGAATCCGATGAGATTGGCGCTCAATCTGCCTTGACTCTACCCCTGCTCTGCCCCTACGTCGTCCGCCCTACATCGGCATCGGCTATTCGCCTCTGGCGCATATTGCCCCCAATCAACGACAATCGTTTGCGATATGGCAAACTTGACCCGTCGCAACTTCGTCCGCCACTCCGTTCTGGGATCGGCCGCTCTCTCACTCACGATGAAGTCGGGCCTGCTAGCCGCCCAACCATCCACACATGCCTCAAAACGCATCCTCGTCGGCAGCGGTGGCGAAGGCATCCTATCCTTCCGATGGGACGCCGCAACCGGCAACCTTGAGCCCGAAGGCATCGCAGGCGTCGTCTCGCACTCCACCTGGATCGACGTTTCGCCCGACAAGCGCTATCTCTATGTCGCCTGCGAACTCGACGAATATCAAGGCAAACGTACCGGCGCCATCGCCAGCTTCAAGCTGCCCGCAAATCAGGGCGAAGGCAAGCTGAGCCAGATTTCCATCGTGCCCTCCGTCGGCGCAGGAACCTGCCATCTCACCACCGATCACAGCGGCCACGTCGTCATCGCAGCGGACTACTCCGGCGGCAGCGCTGGCACCTACCTCACCACCGACGGCAAGCTCAGCAATGCCGTGGTCAGCGAACACTACACCGGCTATCCCGGTCACGGCCCAGTCGCCGATCGCCAGGAGCAGGCCCACGCTCACTTCGCCTCCGTCTCGCCCGACAACCGCTTCGCCTACATCAACGACCTCGGCAGCGACGTGATCCACATCTACAAGCTCGACCCATTGACCGCGCAGCTCACCCCTGCCGGCACTTTCCATGCTCAACCCGGCGTTGGCCCACGCACACTGCACTTCCTAACCGGAGATGGCCCGGTCAACGGCAAAATCGCTTACTGCGTCAACGAACTCAACTCCACCGTCACCGTCCTGAAATGGAACACGACCGATGGCAGCCTGAGCCCCATCCAGGTAGTCAGCCTGCTCACCGCGAATGACAAGCCGCCCGCGGGAGTCACCAATACCGGCTGCGACGCCGTCCTCACCCGCGACGGTCGTTTTGCCTACTTCGCCAATCGCGGCGAAGACTTCATCATCGGCTTTCACGTCGATCAGGCCACCGGCAAACTCACCGAGTTCAGCAGAAATTCGCGCATCCCATCCGGCGGCAAAACCCCACGGAACTTCACCCTCGATCCCACGGAACGCTGGATGCTCGTAGCCAATCAAGGCTCCAGCAACCTCAGCGTCTTTGCACGTAATCCTAAAACCGGCGAACTGAGCGCTCAGGGCAAAAACACCCCGGCCAAAGTTCCCATGTGCATCGTGTTCATCTAATTTCGACCCTGAAGTTCTCGGTCCGGAAGTTCTAGGTCCCGAAGTTTTCGATGCCGAAATCCTTCAGGCGAACAAGTGGCGAATGCGATACCCCCTGTGGATAATTCCCCGTTCCAGGCGCATAATGAAAATCAGGCCGCTTTCCTCGCAAATACTGCGAAAAAAGCGGCCTGGAAACGGGCATCCATTGGTCGTCGATCTCAAAAAACTCTCCGATTCCTTACGCCAAAGCTCGCCGGAAAACGATCTGCGCAACGACCTCCGCCGGATCATCCGCGCCCGCAAGAGCGACATCGAGCATGCGCTCAGCACCACCGGCACCTATGTACTTCGCGTCCCGGACGGTCGGCGCATCCGCCTGTCCCGTGCAGTGAAAGCCATTGAGACTGCCGAAGCCATCGGCGCCTCGCTCTAAGGCTGAGGCTCCCAGGCGATGATCGCGCTCGTCACCACCTGCTTTCTCGTCTTCTATATCCTCATTCCCGGCGCGCTCTTCCGCTTCGCCACCTCCTTTTCCTCCGTCAAGCTCAAATCCTTCCAACGCACCCGCAGTCAGGAAGCGACCTTTGCCGTCGCCGTTGCGCTCCTTCCCTTCGCATTTGCGCTCGCCGGAGTCTGGTTCTTCCCCGTCATGCGGCATCACCCTTTTCAGATCAGGGAGGGCACCTACACTGAGCGCCGCATCGACTACCACCACGCATCTGAACTACTCGTAACCTCCGACTTATCCAAGCTGCTCGGTTGCGGACAGCAACCCGAACCCTGCCCCGCAAGAAATCACTACTGGCACTCTGTCGATCGTGTCCTGCGTCGACAGGCTCGCTTTCTCAGTTGGTATTACATTGCGATCTTCGCCGAAGGACTGATCTTCGGCCTCTCCGCCAGTAAATACGGCGATTGGCAGAGCAAAGCAGGCCGAAGCCGTCACCGCCGATTCGCAGCCGCCTACAACTGGGTCACCCGCAAATTCATTCTGCCCAATATCTCCGAATGGCATGTACTGCTCACCGACTTCAATTGGCCAAAGAAAGATCGCGTCCTGGTCGTCGCCGATGTCCTGCAAAACGACGGCCATCTCTATCGCGGCCGCGTCGAGGATTACTTCATCGACCCCGACGGCAAGCTAAGCGGCATCCTTCTCCGCAACGTAGATCGTTTCGACCTGCACGCCTACCGCAAGGCCCAGGAAGAAAGCGGCGAAATCGTGACGTCAGAGAACTATTGGAAGACAATCCCCAGCGAAAATTTCTATATCAGCCACAGCGCCATCTCCAACCTCAACGTCCGCTTCGCCCCCGGTAAAACCACCACGTTCGAAGACCTAACGCGCGATGTACTGCAGGAAGAAGATATCGACGTTCCAAATCTGGATGCCCTTGAAAATGAGGACGAGAGCCGGGATACAGGCGATCCACACCATCCCGATCTATATTCGTGACGCTCTGCCAGCTCTAATAATCTAGTTCTAAATACCCGCAAAAGCCGGATTGCCGACAACCCCGCCAGCAGCCTCAACCTCAGGCTTCGTTACCGGAGCATGTGCCAGCTCCCATGCCGAGCGATCCTTGATCAGCCGCGAAACCAGCGCCGTATGCATCGCATGTCCAGCGCGCATGGCATATACCTTGCCCTGGATCCGCTTGCCCGCCAGCGCCAGGTCGCCAATCAGGTCCAGCACCTTGTGTCGCACGTACTCGTCCGGATAACGCAGTGGTCCATTTTCCGGCCCCTTCGGCGTCAGGATGATCGCGTTCTCCGGCCCAGCCCCGCGAATCAGCCCCATGTTACGCAGCTTCTCCTCGTCCGCCTTGTAGCCAAAAGTCCGCGCCGAAGCGATTTCCGCACCGTAGGTCTCAGTCTCAAGATCCACAGAAAAACTGTCGCACCCAATCGGCGCAGGAAAATCAATATCGTAAGTAATGCTGTAGCCGTCGCCGGGATACACACCGATAAACTTTTCGCCCTCACGCACCTCAACCGGACGAAGCACGCGAATGTACTCCCGCCGCCGCCGCTGTACGCGAATTCCAACCGACTGAAAAGCCGCCACATACGGCAGCGCCGAACCATCCAGGATAGGCAGCTCCAGGTTGTCCAACTCGACAATGACGTTGTCCACGCCCATGCCTATCAGCGCCGACAACAGATGCTCAGTCGTCGAGATCAACACACCCTGCCGCATGAGGCTGGTCGCGTAACTGACCTTCGCAACATTCCGCCCCGTGGCAGGAATCTCGAAGTTGTCCAGATCTGTCCGCCGAAACACGATGCCCGAGCCCGCTGGAGCCGGCAACAGCCGCATCATCACCGGAGCCCCCGAATGCAGCCCCACTCCTGAAAATTCAAGCGGTGCCTCAATCGTCTGTTCCTGGTGCGTCGGGTTGGAAGTAAAATTCGCCAAATAATACCTGATCAGGCTCTGAAATACGCCAAACAGTAGACTAGACGTATTTGGCAGGATTTTAGGTGTGGCATTTTTGCCACACTCTGCATTGTATTTACCTTGTAAACAGGCCCTTTGTAAGGAAGTTATAAATGATCTGCTTTCGAATGTGCGAAATTAACTGAATGCCGCAGGTTAACGCAAAAATTCTTCCCAACACCGCAGCGCTCCCCATGCGAGCCCTTCTCGCCGGAGCACGCCGCAAGCAATCCCAGCTCATCGACCTCACCAGGAGCCTCGTCCTCGCCGAGTCTCCCTCGGACGACAAAGCCGCCGTCGATGCCTGCGCGGATCTCGCTGCAGCCCACGCGACCAGCCTCGGAGGCCGAGTCAAACGCCATCGCCAGCGCGCTCACGGCGACATCCTCGAACTCCGTTTCGGCCCCCGCAAGCCCGCGAACCGCATTCTCTTGCTGGGCCACCTGGACACCGTCTGGCCTCTCGGCACCCTCAAAACCATGCCCTGCCGCGTCGCCGATGATCCCGCAGGCAACACCCGCCTCTGGGGCCCCGGCACGCTCGATATGAAGGTCGGAGTGGCGATGGCCTTCACCGCTATCGAAATGCTCAGCGAAGCCAGCCTGCTTACCGCCAAAGACGCCCCGGAGATCATCCTCCTTCTGAACAGCGAAGAAGAAATCGGCAGCCCCGTTTCCCGCCCCATCACAGAAAAATTAGCGCAGGAGTGCAGCGCCGTCTACGTCCTCGAACCCGCCCAGGGACTCGCCTACAAAACGGCCCGCAAAGGCACCGGCAACTGGCGCCTGACCGTCCACGGACTCGCCTCCCACGCCGGAGTCGACTTCACCCGCGGCCGCTCCGCCATCCTCGAACTCGGCCGCCAGATCGAAAAAATCAGCGCCTGGACAGATCTCGACAAGGGAATCAC of Acidicapsa ligni contains these proteins:
- the alr gene encoding alanine racemase; the encoded protein is MEISTRAFEHNYRLLTSTLVDRGDEPGLPVELLAIVKADAYGHGLRLCAPAAVRAGARWLGVTSVEEGVAARSACSGETGSPGTDSPEILVISGVFPGQGAAVIEHRLTAVVWDAWQLDELEVAARAVGCDAGSVAVHLELDTGMNRQGVAAADLKEILARFDAESPLRMDGLMTHLYAADESDGVATHEQFERLEEAVRLVHAAAGRQPIWLHVGNSAAVLAGEVPLALQRLCSDFGMKPLMRPGLALYGLAPEFSPDEPERVGALRNQLQPVLAWKTRVASVREVSAGQAVGYNGTFVATEPMRLALLAVGYADGLKRALSNRGSVLVRGERAPIVGRISMDQTMVDVTGIAGIQPGDEVVLLGRQGGEWIAAEEHAALAGTISWEIFTSITERVERRFVLNG
- a CDS encoding FAD-binding oxidoreductase, encoding MTETVAESKLKAAFGELQEILGERVSEALVVREHHSHGESTHPPGVPDFVCFPQSTDEVRRIVLVSVKHHLPVVPFGAGTSLEGHVHALRGGICVDMRQMNRVLRISAEDMDATVEAGVSRKQLQKTLENTGLTFFIDPGADATLGGMTATRASGTTAVRYGTMRENVLGLTVVLADGRVIHTGTRARKSSAGYDLTRLFVGSEGTLGVITEVTLRLHAQPEAVTAAICAFSTIEGAVRTVIEVIQLGVSVARIEFMDDHQVDAVNRYSGLNLALKPTLLFEFHGVSEASVAEAARMAETLSLEHGGQGFAWQTTLAERDRLWKARHDVYYATGALRPGSSVLTTDVCVPISRLAECIVATRAELDQASFPAVMVGHVGDGNFHVQCLLGPDQVAEADAFAARLVDRAQAMGGTCTGEHGVGSGKKKYLKAEHGEALEVMRDLKRMFDPENRMNPGKVVDLD
- a CDS encoding GntR family transcriptional regulator, which gives rise to MKPMKKSARFDAAAFAFRLDAHSGVPVYRQLIDQVQGAISSGALASGDQLPTVRQVAVDLAINPNTVLRAYREMEIRGTLDTQQGTGTFIADKDDRRSQYSDAERERMLTQLVDEFASRAGAAGFTVKQLIKALRELRPE
- a CDS encoding slipin family protein, whose amino-acid sequence is MPINKHFSSVGITVCLLCILAGAVAAALSNTAAIAVPGALLGAYFLFAIKVVDQWEKVAILRFGRYRGLRGPGVFLIVPVIDTLSRYVDQRVRVTTVSAESTLTRDTVPVSVDAILFWLVWNAEKSILEVEDFIQAITLSSQTALRESIGRHQLAQMITERETLGRELQKILDEKTTPWGITVQSVEIRDVRIPQALENSMSQQAQAERERQARIILGEAEVQVSEQFAEASRVYNDNPGALHLRGMNMLYEAIREKGAMVIVPSSAIETMGLGGTLAATTLAKQQ
- a CDS encoding 2-oxo acid dehydrogenase subunit E2; protein product: MATEVIMPQMGESIFEGTITKWLKKVGDTVQKDEPLFEISTDKVDAEIPSPVAGTLTEIKVVEGTTVQINTVVALVGETGEATSAASKEAPKADANAAATAPVAKKTAADGAAASADSDALAKAKTDASEKPAAGAVTGGTDVVMPQMGESIFEGTITKWLKKVGDAVQKDEPLFEISTDKVDAEIPAPIAGKLSEIKVPEGTTVQINTVVAVIGGSASGAAASAPAAAVAAVSAPAAVASATANPSAGTTDKLRSSPLVRRIAKDNNLDLRQIAGTGTGGRITKDDTLKFLATNGAGSTAPAASAPVASTPSIPAVAQAPAAVAATAATPAQAKAPAVAAPVATPVSEPLSGELVPLSKMRSIIAQRMVESAHTSPHVHTVFKVDMTRIAKLREKEKGKYEQRNGVKLTYMPFIAAAAVQTLRKFPIVNASLETSDAGMGIRYHKNINLGIAVALEWGLIVPVIKQAEERSFLGLARAVADLAERARGKKLKPDEVSGSTFTLTNSGIFGEEFGTPIINQPDSAILAIGGLKKEPIVITDAEGNDTIAIRWTQNFCLGFDHRTIDGADAGKFMAEFKKTLENWSGDIS
- the lipB gene encoding lipoyl(octanoyl) transferase LipB, with product MIQYLYLGRIGYDEALALQQEIVELRYQGRVDNVLLLLEHPPVLTLGRNAGRANVLATDEMLARKGVTIHETKRGGDVTYHGPGQLVGYPIFDLRSLTNSSGGRLGPVDHVRKIEEALIRLCAGYGVLTGRVAGRTGVWTNPTVAGEQVTGRQAAGEKKVGAIGVHVSRGITSHGFALNVTTDLRDFQWIVPCGIADREVTSLELEVADPASLPTLEGVADAAARQFGLVYGEQVLAVDSLDALRGNLRPGTRQVGVPLAVPAEVERLRRLTEKDGGATEKPVEA
- a CDS encoding thioesterase family protein, encoding MSANLIGFCPHGHLVCGPATLKTGWLALALINSFVRIPFLVLRQMVLPLPRMGVLETDVIPMRVWPNNIDFNLHLNNGSYLSVMDYGRLHLLARAGVLKPILKARWAPVVGAVWMTYRRSLPLFGRFELATRLVCWDERWFYMEQVFTGDAGLVAIGWVKGALLKGSVTVAPQQVMELVQPGIMSPPLPESIQIWNELTREKLDGVR